Genomic DNA from Pistricoccus aurantiacus:
CAGTTCAAGCGCGATGTGGTCATCGATCTGGTCTGCTATCGCCGCCGCGGTCACAACGAAGCGGACGAGCCCTCCGGCACCCAGCCGATGATGTACGAGAAGATCAAGAAGCATAAATCCTCGCGAGAAATCTACGCCAGACGCCTGGTGAAGGAGGGCCTGGTTTCCGAGGACGATACCAAGGAGATGATGGAGAAGTATCGGGACGATCTGCAGGCGGGCAACCACGTCGCCAATGCCTTGGTCAAGGAGCCCAATACGTCGCTGTTCGTCAACTGGACGCCCTATCTCGGCCATGAGTGGACCGGCGACGCGGATACCTCCATCGACATGAAGCGCATGCAGCAACTGGCGGCGCGGATGTGCACCATTCCCGATGGTATCCAGGTGCAGCGGCAGGTGGCGAAGATCTACGAGGATCGTCGCAAGATGCAGGCCGGCGGCATGGCGGTCAACTGGGGCTTCGCGGAAACCCTGGCCTATGCCACCCTACTCGATCAAGGCCATGGCGTGCGGATCACCGGTCAGGATGTCGGCCGTGGCACCTTCTCCCACCGCCACGCGGTAGTGCATAACCAGAAAGACGGCAGCACCTACGTTCCCTTGGAGCATATTGCCGAGGATCAGCCGCGCTTCACCATCCACGATTCCTTCCTTTCCGAAGAAGCAGTGCTGGCCTTTGAATACGGCTATGCCACTACCACGCCCAAGGCGCTGGTCATCTGGGAAGCCCAGTTCGGCGATTTCGCCAATGGCGCCCAGGTGGTGATCGACCAGTTCATTTCTTCCGGCGAGTCCAAGTGGGGACGACTGTGCGGTCTAACCATGCTGTTGCCCCATGGCTACGAAGGTCAGGGGCCGGAGCACTCCTCCGCACGGCTCGAGCGCTATCTGCAGCTTTGTGCCGAGCACAACATGCAGGTGTGCGTGCCTACCACGCCGGCGCAGATTTTCCATCTGCTGCGACGTCAGGTGATTCGTCCGCTGCGCAAGCCGCTGATCGTCATGTCGCCCAAAAGCCTTTTACGCCACAAGGAAGCTGTTTCCTCTCTGGAGGAACTGGCCAACGGCAAGTTCCAGATGGTGCTGGCGGATCAGGGCAAGCTCGAGGCCGAGAAGGTCAAGCGCGTGGTGCTGTGCGCCGGCAAGGTCTATTACGATCTGGCGGCCTATCGCGCGGAAAACGAACGCGACGATACCGCCATCGTGCGTATCGAGCAGCTTTACCCGTTTCCCAAAGAAGAATTGTACGAAGCACTCAAGGAGTACACCAACCTGGAGCAAGTGGTGTGGTGTCAAGAGGAGCCACTTAACCAAGGCGCCTGGTATCAGAGTCAGCATCATATGCGCGTGGTGGCGGATATGCTCAAGAATGGCATGGGGCGCGAGCTCAAGTTCGCCGGTCGTCCTGCCTCCGCGGCGCCGGCTGCGGGCTATATGTCCGTACATACCGAGCAGCAGCGCCAACTGGTGAATGACGCCTTCAACGCCTAGGGGGATTGAAGGCAGGTCACGGTGATGCCGTTCATCGGTTGAGCGTTCATTGGACGAGAAATATAGAAAAGGGAAACAATATGTCTACCGAAATCAAAGCGCCGAGTTTTCCAGAGTCCGTCGCGGAAGGCAGTGTGGCGACCTGGCACAAGCAGACCGGCGATAGCGTCGAGCGCGATGAGCTGCTCGTCGAGATCGAGACCGACAAGGTCGTGCTTGAAGTGGTGGCGCCGGAAGCCGGCACCTTGAGCGAAATTCGTGTCGAGGAAGGTGATACGGTTCAATCCGGGCAGGTCTTGGGGCTGCTA
This window encodes:
- a CDS encoding 2-oxoglutarate dehydrogenase E1 component, which translates into the protein MQEGTMELMWRTSPMSGGNAHYVEALYEQYLVDPNAVPDEWRNYFDRLPHPDGSPAQDVPLGPIRDQFYQFGKRRLNGHAGTVETSGENKKQVKVLQLINAYRFRGHQQADIDPLNLRARVEVPDLELSFHQLTNADLDTPFQTGSLFLGKDVAPLKEIVEVLEKTYCRSIGCEFMHIVDTEEKRWLQQRFESVRSKPKFSKEVRRHVLERLTAAEGLENYLASKYPGTKRFGLEGGESFIPMMDEVIQRAGGYGTKEVVIGMAHRGRLNLLINILGKSPSELIEEFDGKKVNEQGSGDVKYHQGFSSNVMTPGGEVHLALAFNPSHLEIVAPVVEGSVRARQDRRDDTDGTKVLPISIHGDASMAGQGVVMETLQMSQTRAYRTGGTLHVVINNQVGFTTSHPLDTRSTEYCTDIAKMIQAPIFHVNGDDPDAVLHATQVAVDYRHQFKRDVVIDLVCYRRRGHNEADEPSGTQPMMYEKIKKHKSSREIYARRLVKEGLVSEDDTKEMMEKYRDDLQAGNHVANALVKEPNTSLFVNWTPYLGHEWTGDADTSIDMKRMQQLAARMCTIPDGIQVQRQVAKIYEDRRKMQAGGMAVNWGFAETLAYATLLDQGHGVRITGQDVGRGTFSHRHAVVHNQKDGSTYVPLEHIAEDQPRFTIHDSFLSEEAVLAFEYGYATTTPKALVIWEAQFGDFANGAQVVIDQFISSGESKWGRLCGLTMLLPHGYEGQGPEHSSARLERYLQLCAEHNMQVCVPTTPAQIFHLLRRQVIRPLRKPLIVMSPKSLLRHKEAVSSLEELANGKFQMVLADQGKLEAEKVKRVVLCAGKVYYDLAAYRAENERDDTAIVRIEQLYPFPKEELYEALKEYTNLEQVVWCQEEPLNQGAWYQSQHHMRVVADMLKNGMGRELKFAGRPASAAPAAGYMSVHTEQQRQLVNDAFNA